Proteins from one Streptomyces caniferus genomic window:
- a CDS encoding histidine phosphatase family protein, which yields MTDFLLVRHGETVWHAENRYAGRTDVPLTDHGREQAAALATWAATAGLTAVHSSPLSRARLTAAPAAAACGLTAHTDERLYELDFGQGEGLTRDEMRRRFPERLAAFLADPVEHHLPDGEDPRRAAERAADCLADLAREQPHGKILVVAHSTLLRVLLCHLLGIPLADYRRVFPLLHNGALTEIRIENGRTALLSFNTPAPAPAPALH from the coding sequence GTGACCGACTTCCTCCTCGTACGCCATGGCGAGACCGTCTGGCATGCGGAGAACCGCTACGCCGGCCGCACCGATGTGCCCCTCACCGACCACGGCCGCGAACAGGCCGCCGCCCTCGCCACCTGGGCCGCCACCGCCGGCCTCACCGCCGTCCACAGTTCCCCGCTCTCCCGGGCCCGCCTCACCGCCGCCCCCGCGGCCGCCGCCTGCGGCCTGACCGCGCACACCGACGAGCGGCTCTACGAACTCGACTTCGGCCAGGGCGAGGGCCTGACCAGGGACGAGATGCGCCGGCGCTTCCCGGAGCGGCTGGCCGCCTTCCTCGCCGACCCGGTCGAGCACCATCTGCCCGACGGGGAGGACCCGCGCCGCGCCGCCGAGCGCGCCGCCGACTGCCTCGCCGACCTCGCCCGCGAACAGCCGCACGGCAAGATCCTCGTCGTCGCGCACTCCACCCTCCTGCGGGTCCTGCTCTGCCATCTGCTGGGCATCCCGCTCGCCGACTACCGCCGGGTCTTCCCCCTGCTGCACAACGGCGCCCTCACCGAGATCCGCATCGAGAACGGGCGGACCGCACTGCTCAGCTTCAACACCCCCGCCCCGGCCCCGGCACCCGCCCTCCACTGA
- a CDS encoding FGGY-family carbohydrate kinase yields the protein MTDPRHSRGTPAPGLDGIWLGLDLGTQSARCVAVDGTGQVLATAARPLTGRRDGNRHEQDPEEWWSALAAACREALGGVDTRRVRGLAIDGTSGTILLADAHGTPLTPGVMYDDGRAAAQAAAVNAAGEQVWQELGYRSMQPSWALPKLVSLLESAPALGPDVRLLHQVDLVTWRLAGHQVAADASHALKTGYHLVEERWPHRVMAELGVPESVLPEVVRPGSPLGTVCAAAAEATGIPKGTTIVAGMTDGCAAQIGAGALAPGAWNSVLGTTLVLKGSSPHLVRDPAGVVYCHRGPGDNWLPGGASSSGAGVLSRHFPGEDLDTLTARAAALDPDAVAYPLVSSGGERFPFRAPDAEPFVLGEVATRAAGFHAWLLGVACLERLCFDYLHHLGAPVDGPLTLTGGGARNTYWCQLRADVLGRPVRLPQQAEGALGMAVLAATSSGAGLGEAAAAMVRIDRELAPAPARTARYAPVYLRFIDALTRRGWLDQAVADHARRRAAP from the coding sequence GTGACTGACCCGCGCCACAGCCGCGGCACCCCCGCCCCCGGCCTCGACGGCATCTGGCTCGGCCTCGACCTGGGCACCCAGAGCGCGCGCTGCGTCGCCGTCGACGGCACCGGGCAGGTCCTCGCCACCGCCGCCCGCCCGCTCACCGGCCGTCGCGACGGCAACCGCCACGAGCAGGACCCCGAGGAGTGGTGGAGCGCGCTGGCCGCCGCCTGCCGGGAGGCCCTGGGGGGCGTCGACACCCGGCGGGTCCGCGGCCTTGCGATCGACGGGACCTCCGGGACGATCCTGCTCGCCGACGCCCACGGCACCCCGCTCACCCCCGGAGTGATGTACGACGACGGGCGCGCCGCCGCACAGGCCGCGGCCGTCAACGCCGCCGGGGAGCAGGTCTGGCAGGAGCTGGGCTACCGCAGCATGCAGCCGTCCTGGGCGCTGCCCAAACTGGTCTCCTTGCTGGAGAGCGCCCCCGCGCTCGGGCCGGACGTCCGGCTGCTGCACCAGGTCGACCTGGTCACCTGGCGGCTGGCGGGCCACCAGGTCGCGGCCGACGCCAGCCATGCCCTCAAGACCGGCTACCACCTCGTCGAGGAGCGCTGGCCGCACCGGGTGATGGCGGAACTCGGCGTGCCCGAGAGCGTGTTGCCCGAGGTCGTACGCCCCGGCAGCCCGCTCGGCACCGTCTGCGCCGCTGCCGCCGAGGCCACCGGCATCCCCAAGGGGACCACGATCGTCGCCGGGATGACCGACGGCTGTGCCGCGCAGATCGGCGCCGGGGCGCTCGCGCCGGGTGCCTGGAACTCGGTACTCGGCACCACCCTCGTCCTCAAGGGAAGCAGCCCGCACCTGGTCCGCGACCCGGCGGGCGTCGTCTACTGCCACCGCGGACCGGGCGACAACTGGCTGCCGGGCGGCGCCTCCAGCAGCGGCGCCGGCGTCCTCTCCCGGCACTTCCCCGGCGAGGACCTGGACACGCTCACCGCGCGGGCCGCGGCCCTGGACCCGGACGCGGTCGCCTACCCCCTGGTCTCCAGCGGCGGCGAACGCTTCCCCTTCCGCGCCCCCGACGCCGAACCCTTCGTCCTGGGCGAGGTCGCCACCCGCGCCGCCGGGTTCCACGCCTGGCTGCTCGGCGTCGCCTGCCTCGAACGGCTCTGCTTCGACTACCTCCACCACCTCGGCGCACCCGTCGACGGGCCGCTCACCCTCACCGGCGGCGGCGCCCGCAACACCTACTGGTGCCAGTTGCGCGCCGATGTCCTCGGCCGCCCCGTACGGCTGCCGCAGCAGGCCGAGGGCGCCCTCGGCATGGCCGTCCTCGCCGCCACGTCCTCCGGCGCCGGCCTCGGGGAGGCGGCCGCCGCCATGGTCCGCATCGACCGGGAGCTCGCGCCCGCACCGGCCCGCACCGCCCGCTACGCCCCCGTCTACCTCCGCTTCATCGACGCACTCACCCGCCGCGGCTGGCTCGACCAGGCCGTGGCCGACCACGCCCGCAGGAGGGCAGCACCGTGA
- a CDS encoding FGGY-family carbohydrate kinase: MSVLTIDVGTTVIKSVVFDDQGTEIAVARRATEVLRPHPGWAEQDMDAVWDAVVHTVRTVLDGLADPVWLVSFTAQGDGAWLVDDRGRPTGPAILWSDGRAGDLLTGWQRDGLLEAAFRRNGSLTCAGMPNALFSWLAAHDPGRLARSATSLTAAGWLFLRFTGVRASDESDASAPFLDHTTGDYDPYLLELFGLGPYERLLPTVLGESQRIAEIAGEAARELGLPAGLPVVMSPYDIAATARGVGVVNPGQACSILGTTLCTEIVRTDVDTSGEPSGIHIAYRGRERVLRAFPTLNGAEVLGWAARLLHLPGPPELAQLAFESEPGARGLMFLPYLSPAGERAPFLDPGARGTFWGLSLEHTPADLARAVFDGLSLVLRDSLAAARTDVSELRLCGGGANSDAWCALIADATGVPTARSGDTELGAKGAFLTGLVRTGAETSMHSAAAKYVRMQRSWQPEPERVEFYAALYEDFLGWRAHAREAGWRGGAAWRGSARRRAEAPGRPTETTGTTPGDPL; the protein is encoded by the coding sequence ATGTCCGTACTGACCATCGACGTCGGCACCACGGTGATCAAGTCCGTGGTTTTCGACGACCAGGGCACCGAGATCGCCGTCGCCCGCCGGGCCACCGAGGTCCTGCGCCCGCACCCCGGCTGGGCGGAACAGGACATGGACGCCGTCTGGGACGCCGTCGTCCACACGGTCCGCACGGTCCTCGACGGGTTGGCCGACCCGGTCTGGCTGGTGTCCTTCACCGCCCAGGGCGACGGTGCCTGGCTCGTCGACGACCGCGGCCGGCCCACCGGACCCGCCATCCTGTGGTCCGACGGCCGGGCCGGGGACCTGCTCACCGGCTGGCAGCGTGACGGCCTCCTGGAAGCGGCCTTCCGCCGCAACGGCTCGCTGACCTGCGCAGGGATGCCCAACGCGCTCTTCAGCTGGCTCGCCGCACACGACCCGGGCCGGCTGGCCCGCTCGGCCACCTCGCTCACCGCCGCCGGCTGGCTCTTCCTGCGCTTCACCGGCGTGCGTGCCAGCGACGAATCCGATGCCTCCGCCCCGTTCCTCGACCACACCACCGGTGACTACGACCCGTACCTCCTGGAGCTGTTCGGCCTCGGCCCGTACGAGCGGCTGCTGCCCACGGTCCTCGGGGAGTCACAGCGGATCGCCGAGATCGCCGGCGAGGCCGCCCGCGAACTGGGGCTGCCGGCCGGGCTCCCGGTCGTGATGTCGCCCTACGACATCGCGGCGACCGCCCGCGGCGTCGGCGTCGTCAACCCCGGCCAGGCCTGCAGCATCCTCGGGACCACGCTGTGCACCGAGATCGTCCGTACCGACGTCGACACCAGTGGCGAACCGTCCGGCATCCACATCGCCTACCGGGGCCGCGAACGGGTACTGCGCGCCTTCCCCACGCTCAACGGCGCCGAGGTGCTCGGCTGGGCGGCCCGGCTGCTCCACCTGCCCGGACCGCCGGAGCTGGCGCAGCTGGCCTTCGAGTCGGAGCCGGGCGCCCGCGGGCTGATGTTCCTGCCGTACCTCTCCCCGGCCGGAGAGCGGGCGCCCTTCCTCGACCCGGGCGCCCGGGGCACCTTCTGGGGCCTGTCCCTGGAGCACACCCCCGCCGATCTGGCGCGTGCCGTCTTCGACGGACTCTCGCTGGTCCTGCGGGACTCGCTGGCCGCCGCCCGTACGGACGTCAGCGAGCTGCGGCTGTGCGGCGGCGGCGCCAACAGCGACGCCTGGTGTGCGCTGATCGCCGATGCCACGGGTGTGCCCACCGCCCGCTCCGGCGACACCGAACTCGGTGCCAAGGGCGCCTTCCTGACCGGTCTGGTCCGCACCGGCGCCGAGACCAGCATGCACAGCGCCGCCGCCAAGTACGTCCGGATGCAGCGCAGTTGGCAGCCCGAGCCGGAGCGCGTGGAGTTCTATGCCGCGCTGTACGAGGACTTCCTCGGCTGGCGGGCGCACGCCCGGGAGGCCGGCTGGCGGGGCGGCGCGGCCTGGCGGGGGAGCGCCCGCCGCCGGGCCGAGGCCCCCGGCCGGCCGACCGAGACCACCGGCACCACCCCTGGAGACCCCCTGTGA
- a CDS encoding MFS transporter, whose translation MTNSPPRSLITRLGIPPTLAWGYLGLLLFMIGDGVESGYLSPYLADQGIPESRVALLFTVYGIAAGLAAWLSGVLSELWGPRRVMWTGLGIWGAFQTLFLLAAIPLTSYPLMMLAYGLRGLGYPLFAYGFLVWVAGVTPRARLGTAMGWFWFAFTGGLPTLGSLVAGGLIPRIGAYATLWAALVLVAAGGLIALLLVRDDRGAQRPGGTGEGPVATLLGSVTILWRNPRVGVGSLVRVINTASQFGFFVIMPIHFTRTVGFSLTQWLHLLSAMFATNIFANLLFGVVGDRFGWRRTIAWFGGAGCALSTLLLFYVPDAAGPDFPLALLVAAFYGATLAGYVPISALVPTLEPKHQGQALAALNLGAGASTFVGPAVVAAFVGPLGVEGVVWIFAGMYAVSCVLTHFLKLPDEPGTADAGAAARRGDAPEDTAAGTAPAPA comes from the coding sequence ATGACGAACTCTCCTCCGCGTTCGCTGATCACACGCCTGGGTATCCCGCCGACCCTCGCCTGGGGATACCTCGGGCTCCTCCTCTTCATGATCGGAGACGGGGTCGAGTCCGGCTATCTCTCGCCCTACCTCGCCGACCAGGGCATCCCGGAGTCCCGGGTCGCGCTGCTGTTCACCGTCTACGGCATCGCGGCGGGCCTCGCCGCCTGGCTCTCCGGCGTGCTGTCCGAGCTGTGGGGCCCGCGCCGCGTGATGTGGACCGGCCTGGGCATCTGGGGCGCCTTCCAGACGCTCTTCCTCCTCGCCGCCATTCCGCTGACCAGCTATCCGCTGATGATGCTCGCCTACGGGCTGCGTGGCCTGGGGTATCCGCTGTTCGCGTACGGGTTCCTGGTCTGGGTCGCGGGGGTGACGCCGCGCGCCCGGCTCGGCACGGCGATGGGGTGGTTCTGGTTCGCGTTCACCGGCGGCCTGCCCACCCTCGGCTCGCTGGTGGCCGGCGGGCTCATCCCGCGCATCGGCGCCTACGCCACGCTGTGGGCCGCGCTGGTGCTGGTGGCCGCGGGCGGGCTGATCGCGCTGCTGCTGGTCCGTGACGACCGCGGCGCACAGCGGCCGGGCGGGACGGGGGAGGGGCCGGTGGCCACCCTGCTCGGCAGCGTCACGATCCTGTGGCGCAACCCCAGGGTCGGCGTCGGCTCGCTGGTCCGGGTGATCAACACCGCCTCGCAGTTCGGCTTCTTCGTGATCATGCCGATCCACTTCACCAGGACGGTCGGCTTCAGCCTCACCCAGTGGCTGCATCTGCTCAGCGCGATGTTCGCCACCAACATCTTCGCCAACCTGCTGTTCGGCGTGGTCGGCGACCGGTTCGGCTGGCGCCGCACCATCGCCTGGTTCGGTGGCGCCGGCTGCGCGCTCAGCACCCTGCTGCTCTTCTACGTGCCGGATGCGGCGGGCCCGGACTTCCCGCTCGCCCTCCTCGTCGCCGCGTTCTACGGCGCTACGCTGGCGGGTTATGTACCGATATCGGCGCTGGTGCCCACCCTGGAGCCGAAGCATCAGGGACAGGCGCTCGCCGCCCTCAACCTGGGCGCGGGAGCCAGCACCTTCGTCGGCCCGGCCGTCGTCGCGGCCTTCGTCGGACCGCTCGGCGTCGAAGGGGTGGTCTGGATCTTCGCGGGGATGTACGCGGTGAGCTGTGTGCTCACCCACTTCCTGAAGCTGCCGGACGAGCCGGGCACGGCGGATGCGGGCGCCGCCGCACGGCGCGGCGACGCCCCGGAGGACACCGCGGCCGGCACCGCCCCGGCCCCGGCGTGA
- a CDS encoding DeoR/GlpR family DNA-binding transcription regulator, with protein MDRVEAQEERRRRMRDTVIARGFVRTADLAEEFGISLMTAHRDLDALQAQGWLRKVRGGATGLPSAQFHGSVAERMATMAQTKQQLARAAATLLVPGQSVLLDDSTTCLLLAHQVAEHTPLTVITNSLPAITTLAKESGVSLITLGGTYFPAYDAFMGPHTAEAVRAFRADVLFMSTTAVTNGRCYHTSPETVQVKRAMMDSAGRRVLVADHTKFTKGGLYALAPLTDFDLLIVDDGLPAEQVRAVRAAGTEVLVVPARG; from the coding sequence ATGGACCGGGTCGAGGCCCAGGAGGAGCGGCGGCGCCGCATGCGGGACACCGTCATCGCCCGCGGTTTCGTGCGCACCGCGGACCTCGCCGAGGAGTTCGGCATCAGCCTGATGACCGCGCACCGCGATCTGGACGCCCTCCAGGCACAGGGCTGGCTGCGCAAGGTGCGCGGGGGCGCGACGGGGCTGCCGTCCGCGCAGTTCCACGGCAGCGTCGCGGAGCGGATGGCCACCATGGCGCAGACCAAGCAGCAGCTGGCGCGGGCCGCCGCCACCCTGCTGGTCCCCGGGCAGTCGGTGCTGCTCGACGACAGCACGACCTGTCTGCTGCTGGCCCACCAGGTCGCCGAGCACACCCCGCTGACGGTGATCACCAACTCGCTGCCCGCCATCACCACCCTCGCCAAGGAGTCCGGCGTCTCGCTGATCACGCTGGGCGGTACGTACTTCCCGGCGTACGACGCCTTCATGGGCCCGCACACCGCGGAGGCGGTACGGGCCTTCCGGGCCGATGTGCTGTTCATGTCCACCACGGCCGTCACCAACGGCCGCTGCTACCACACCTCACCGGAGACCGTGCAGGTCAAGCGGGCCATGATGGACAGCGCGGGCCGCCGCGTCCTGGTCGCCGACCACACCAAGTTCACCAAGGGCGGCCTCTATGCGCTCGCCCCGCTGACCGACTTCGACCTGCTGATCGTCGACGACGGGCTGCCGGCGGAGCAGGTACGGGCCGTACGGGCGGCCGGCACCGAGGTGTTGGTGGTCCCGGCCCGGGGGTGA
- a CDS encoding DUF6333 family protein produces the protein MAAAFRLTAQELSGGGIDMAAAVNVFSWEALCARALQKVAPLDHTGRSVSLLRVRHTEEATGAMEEIWLEE, from the coding sequence GTGGCCGCGGCCTTCCGCCTCACCGCACAGGAACTGTCCGGCGGGGGAATCGACATGGCCGCCGCCGTCAACGTCTTCTCCTGGGAAGCCCTGTGCGCACGCGCCCTCCAGAAGGTCGCGCCCCTCGACCACACCGGCCGCTCCGTGTCACTCCTGCGCGTGCGGCACACCGAGGAGGCCACCGGCGCCATGGAAGAGATCTGGCTCGAGGAGTGA
- a CDS encoding NAD(P)/FAD-dependent oxidoreductase has product MSPVPGYDVVVAGGGPAGCAAALALVRAGRSVLLADAGTGPPKAGEALVSVGRLLLADLGVEQPVLGSGHLPCHGNLSAWGSAELHAVDFLNDPYGHGWHLDRPLFDRRLREAARAAGAEVAEHTGVRCPSRQPDGTWRLALRDRFGGGERTVRCRWVVDATGRGAAIAVRSGARRCTGDRLTAFHLTLDPAAPQATTDGRSLVESDPDGWWYTALLPSRRRLVAYFTDPDLPAATARGAEQFRERLLATRHLSRQVRPHGLTTLRPPRRAPAHSAHLDRVHGDGWTAAGDAAAAFDPLSSQGILTALYTGLSAGRAVDARLHGDRAALPDYAAKVATARAAYQHGHRAVHAQETRWADRPFWARRQRHTRPNPHPRKGETLR; this is encoded by the coding sequence GTGAGCCCCGTACCGGGCTATGACGTCGTGGTCGCGGGCGGTGGCCCGGCCGGCTGCGCCGCCGCGCTCGCCCTCGTACGGGCCGGGCGCAGTGTCCTGCTGGCCGACGCGGGCACCGGCCCGCCGAAGGCCGGCGAGGCGCTGGTGTCCGTGGGGCGGCTGCTGCTGGCCGACCTCGGCGTCGAGCAGCCGGTCCTCGGCAGCGGCCATCTGCCCTGCCACGGCAACCTGTCCGCCTGGGGCTCGGCCGAACTGCACGCCGTGGACTTCCTCAACGACCCCTACGGCCACGGCTGGCACCTCGACCGTCCGCTCTTCGACCGGCGGCTGCGCGAGGCCGCCCGTGCGGCGGGTGCCGAGGTCGCCGAGCACACCGGCGTACGGTGCCCCTCCCGGCAGCCGGACGGCACCTGGCGGCTCGCGCTGCGGGACCGCTTTGGCGGCGGGGAGCGGACGGTCCGCTGCCGCTGGGTCGTGGACGCCACCGGGCGGGGTGCCGCGATCGCCGTGCGCTCGGGTGCCCGGCGGTGCACCGGGGACCGGCTCACCGCCTTCCACCTCACCCTCGACCCGGCGGCCCCGCAGGCCACCACCGACGGCCGTTCGCTGGTCGAGTCCGACCCCGACGGCTGGTGGTACACCGCCCTGCTGCCCTCCCGGCGCCGGCTGGTCGCCTACTTCACCGACCCCGACCTGCCCGCCGCGACCGCGCGCGGCGCCGAGCAGTTCCGCGAGCGCCTGCTGGCCACCCGGCACCTCTCCCGCCAGGTCCGCCCGCACGGCCTCACCACCTTGCGGCCACCCCGCCGGGCCCCCGCGCACAGCGCACATCTGGACCGGGTGCACGGCGACGGCTGGACGGCCGCCGGAGACGCGGCGGCCGCCTTCGACCCGCTCAGCTCCCAGGGCATCCTCACCGCCCTCTACACCGGGCTGAGCGCCGGCCGGGCGGTCGACGCCCGGCTGCACGGAGACCGGGCGGCGCTGCCCGACTACGCGGCGAAGGTCGCCACGGCCCGCGCCGCCTACCAGCACGGCCACCGGGCCGTGCACGCACAGGAAACCCGCTGGGCCGACCGCCCCTTCTGGGCGCGGCGGCAGCGGCACACCCGACCGAACCCCCACCCGAGGAAAGGCGAGACCCTGAGATGA
- a CDS encoding LodA/GoxA family CTQ-dependent oxidase yields the protein MDTQIAQVKIHPAIGIARVGNSEKQPFIGPESPDQPPLPPGSYKDSSGKIIRQAARFRIYGYNQAGEVVKELKLGDEEVTEITWSVHLANKKAAWYQFHLPLDIPEATGLTEVQRRRRNFDVRGAERKKLVIDPGRQTIRASTHETATFAGKIMNRAVALGSMATQNDGRLLVVGGVGTSASYTTPEKPISGVANNDTWYDDVADGPVTAEVTIRGVTKTATPAWAVVAPPHYAPGVKTVRTLYDLLHDMFVTEHTLPDVQQVSYPDHIEPLLRRFCDLQWVNHGFATQFGWAGPYHFLDPALRKRLADPSETSQELRRQVYVQMRDYCRDGTSPLPWPWLYGDAMSSGKPTSVRQHITITPAQDRMLAQWADGHFTSGPHRKGFPIVDEAPPAEQPQLLDRAALENCAADAFHPGCEVTWPMRHKTMYSAPFRILHRGPDDPERDYGDALTLQDALGKNGPLFAQGPGDLTRWMAAPWQCDAASCRSGYQVRSGLGPRYSPYLPTFWPAQVPNHVLKHSDFTTVNTPPTGSDDSVREKAFENRAVWLRGLKGTDFNKQRRQMIDDWSAFGIVETHEYTVGDAKFPRYLQVESEPGYEPVPDHANLINIQVPEAGVPQLAGVADAWTGEVPAETVESMLVQQAVQEVKEATGRDESAIAAGYLEKLDPLHGAQ from the coding sequence ATGGACACGCAGATCGCACAGGTGAAGATCCACCCCGCCATAGGCATCGCCCGGGTCGGCAACAGTGAGAAGCAGCCCTTCATCGGCCCGGAATCGCCGGACCAGCCGCCGCTGCCGCCCGGCTCCTACAAGGACAGCTCGGGAAAGATCATCCGGCAGGCCGCCCGGTTCCGGATCTACGGCTACAACCAGGCGGGGGAGGTCGTCAAGGAGCTGAAACTGGGCGACGAGGAGGTCACCGAGATCACGTGGTCGGTGCACCTGGCCAACAAGAAGGCCGCCTGGTACCAGTTCCACCTCCCGCTCGACATCCCCGAGGCCACCGGCCTGACGGAGGTCCAGCGGCGCCGGCGCAACTTCGACGTCAGGGGCGCGGAGCGCAAGAAGCTCGTCATCGACCCCGGCCGCCAGACCATCCGCGCCTCCACGCACGAGACCGCCACCTTCGCCGGAAAGATCATGAATCGGGCGGTCGCCCTGGGCTCGATGGCCACCCAGAACGACGGCCGCCTGCTCGTCGTCGGCGGGGTCGGCACGTCGGCCTCCTACACCACGCCCGAGAAGCCGATCTCGGGCGTCGCCAACAACGACACCTGGTACGACGATGTCGCCGACGGCCCGGTCACCGCGGAGGTCACCATCCGGGGCGTCACGAAGACCGCGACCCCGGCCTGGGCCGTGGTCGCCCCGCCGCACTACGCACCCGGGGTCAAGACCGTCCGCACCCTCTACGACCTGCTGCACGACATGTTCGTCACCGAGCACACGCTGCCCGATGTACAGCAGGTCTCCTACCCCGACCACATCGAACCGCTCCTGCGGCGGTTCTGCGATCTGCAGTGGGTCAACCACGGCTTCGCCACCCAGTTCGGCTGGGCCGGCCCGTACCACTTCCTCGACCCGGCCCTGCGCAAGCGGCTCGCCGACCCGAGTGAGACCAGCCAGGAGCTCCGCCGCCAGGTCTACGTCCAGATGCGCGACTACTGCCGGGACGGCACCTCCCCGCTGCCCTGGCCGTGGCTCTACGGCGACGCCATGTCCAGCGGCAAGCCCACCTCCGTCCGCCAGCACATCACGATCACCCCGGCCCAGGACCGGATGCTGGCCCAGTGGGCCGACGGCCACTTCACCTCCGGCCCGCACCGCAAGGGCTTCCCGATCGTGGACGAGGCACCGCCCGCCGAACAGCCGCAGCTGCTGGACCGGGCCGCGCTGGAGAACTGCGCCGCCGACGCGTTCCACCCCGGCTGCGAGGTCACCTGGCCGATGCGGCACAAGACCATGTACTCCGCGCCGTTCCGCATCCTGCACCGCGGGCCGGACGACCCGGAACGCGACTACGGCGACGCGCTCACCCTCCAGGACGCCCTGGGCAAGAACGGTCCGCTGTTCGCGCAGGGACCCGGCGACCTCACCCGCTGGATGGCCGCCCCCTGGCAGTGCGACGCCGCGAGCTGCCGCTCCGGCTACCAGGTACGGTCCGGGCTCGGCCCCCGCTACAGCCCCTACCTGCCCACCTTCTGGCCCGCCCAGGTCCCCAACCATGTGCTGAAGCACTCGGACTTCACCACCGTCAACACCCCGCCCACCGGCTCCGACGACAGCGTCAGGGAGAAGGCCTTCGAGAACCGCGCGGTATGGCTGCGCGGTCTGAAGGGCACCGACTTCAACAAGCAGCGCCGGCAGATGATCGACGACTGGTCCGCGTTCGGCATCGTCGAGACGCACGAATACACCGTGGGCGACGCGAAGTTCCCCCGGTACCTCCAGGTGGAGTCCGAGCCCGGCTATGAGCCCGTCCCCGACCACGCCAACCTGATCAACATCCAGGTGCCCGAGGCGGGCGTGCCCCAACTGGCCGGCGTGGCCGATGCCTGGACCGGTGAGGTCCCGGCCGAGACCGTCGAGTCCATGCTCGTGCAGCAGGCGGTCCAGGAGGTCAAGGAGGCCACCGGCCGGGACGAATCGGCGATCGCCGCCGGGTACCTGGAGAAGCTCGACCCCCTCCACGGCGCCCAGTGA
- a CDS encoding acyl-CoA dehydrogenase family protein — MTATHPETAPADGLTADFYGYENLLSDEERKLLRTARDFMRTEVKPLVNSAWAKGEFPRELIGAFRGLGLAGVPYEGYGDPLPAGSNLLVGMLAMEYTRTDASSATFFGVHNGLAMYSIHRGGDQEQRDRWLPAMAALDKIGAFAMTEPLGGSDVAGGMRTTARRDGDHWILNGAKRWIGNGTFADLVIVWARDEADDKVKGFVVERGTPGFSAAKIENKTAFRIVENADLTLTDVRVPEADRLQRVDSFRDVAEILRATRSGVAWQALGVMIGAYELALAYAKERRQFGRPIARFQLVQDLLVKSLGNITASWGMLVQLARLQDAGVFRDEHSSLAKAFVTARMREVVAWSREIFGGNGIVLDYDVARFFADAEAIYSFEGTREMNTLIVGKAITGESAFV, encoded by the coding sequence ATGACCGCCACCCACCCCGAGACCGCCCCGGCCGACGGACTGACCGCCGACTTCTACGGCTACGAGAACCTGCTGTCCGACGAGGAGCGCAAACTGCTCCGCACGGCCCGGGACTTCATGCGCACCGAGGTGAAGCCGCTCGTCAACAGCGCCTGGGCCAAGGGGGAGTTCCCCCGCGAACTGATCGGCGCCTTCCGCGGACTGGGCCTCGCCGGAGTCCCGTACGAGGGGTACGGCGACCCGCTGCCCGCCGGGAGCAACCTGCTGGTCGGCATGCTCGCGATGGAGTACACCCGCACCGACGCCTCGTCCGCGACCTTCTTCGGCGTCCACAACGGACTGGCGATGTACAGCATCCACCGCGGCGGCGACCAGGAGCAGCGCGACCGCTGGCTGCCGGCGATGGCCGCCCTCGACAAGATCGGCGCCTTCGCCATGACCGAGCCCCTCGGCGGCTCCGACGTGGCGGGCGGTATGCGCACCACCGCCCGGAGGGACGGCGACCACTGGATCCTCAACGGCGCCAAGCGGTGGATCGGCAACGGCACCTTCGCCGATCTGGTCATCGTCTGGGCCCGCGACGAGGCCGACGACAAGGTCAAGGGTTTCGTGGTGGAGCGGGGCACCCCCGGGTTCTCGGCCGCCAAGATCGAGAACAAGACCGCCTTCCGCATCGTCGAGAACGCCGACCTCACCCTGACCGACGTCCGCGTCCCGGAGGCCGACCGCCTCCAGCGGGTCGACTCCTTCCGCGATGTCGCGGAGATCCTGCGCGCCACCCGCAGCGGCGTCGCCTGGCAGGCCCTCGGCGTCATGATCGGCGCCTATGAACTCGCGCTCGCCTACGCCAAGGAGCGCCGGCAGTTCGGCCGCCCGATCGCCCGCTTCCAGCTGGTGCAGGACCTCCTCGTCAAGAGCCTCGGAAACATCACCGCCTCCTGGGGGATGCTCGTCCAGCTGGCCCGCCTCCAGGACGCCGGCGTCTTCCGCGACGAACACTCCTCCCTGGCCAAGGCCTTCGTCACCGCCCGGATGCGCGAGGTCGTGGCGTGGAGCCGGGAGATCTTCGGTGGCAACGGCATCGTCCTGGACTACGACGTCGCCCGCTTCTTCGCCGACGCCGAGGCCATCTACTCCTTCGAGGGCACACGCGAGATGAACACCCTGATCGTGGGCAAGGCCATCACCGGCGAGAGCGCCTTCGTCTGA